The following coding sequences are from one Virgibacillus necropolis window:
- a CDS encoding YndM family protein produces MKHMKALGIKFIFTAIVVYSIFGIFYNASLGRLFWISVLVTGVAYIIGDLFVLPRFGYIIASIADLGLAFLSLWILGTLIIDITMPIVIASLFAAVFMALCESLFHVYMREQVFHTVPEGEKTPYSSDRLQTEFAEETNEHSVDEKKKENDKHK; encoded by the coding sequence ATGAAACATATGAAGGCGCTTGGTATTAAGTTTATTTTCACGGCAATTGTGGTTTATTCTATCTTTGGTATTTTTTATAATGCTTCCTTAGGTCGTTTATTTTGGATCAGTGTGCTTGTGACTGGTGTTGCTTACATTATTGGTGACTTATTTGTGCTACCTCGGTTTGGTTACATCATAGCATCGATTGCAGATCTGGGATTGGCCTTTTTGTCGCTTTGGATCTTAGGAACTTTAATCATTGATATAACAATGCCGATTGTAATTGCGTCGCTTTTCGCAGCTGTGTTTATGGCTTTATGCGAATCTTTATTTCATGTTTACATGAGAGAACAAGTTTTTCACACGGTTCCTGAAGGTGAAAAGACTCCTTATTCTTCAGACCGATTGCAAACTGAATTCGCAGAGGAAACCAATGAACATTCTGTTGATGAAAAAAAGAAAGAAAACGACAAACATAAATAA
- a CDS encoding SDR family oxidoreductase codes for MGKLTGKTAVVTGASSGIGAAVAEHLANEGANVVLAARRKDKLDGVVSKINGNAIAVVTDMAKKSDVDDLAKRAIEEFGQVDIYVNNAGAVLGSRIQDGQTENWDQMIDTNIKGVLYGINSTLPGMLERSSGHVVNIASVSGLEVNKVSAVYSATKFAVHALSMSLEKELARTGVRVTNISPGQVDTAIASKPSDREPLKADDIAKAVVYAVTQPDYVNVNEITVRPV; via the coding sequence ATGGGGAAATTAACTGGAAAAACAGCTGTTGTAACAGGTGCTAGTAGCGGTATTGGGGCCGCAGTTGCAGAACATTTAGCTAACGAGGGTGCAAATGTGGTCCTTGCAGCCAGAAGAAAAGATAAACTAGATGGCGTTGTTTCTAAAATTAATGGAAACGCGATTGCGGTAGTTACGGATATGGCGAAAAAGTCGGATGTTGATGATTTGGCTAAACGAGCTATAGAGGAATTCGGCCAAGTCGATATATATGTAAATAATGCAGGAGCAGTTCTTGGATCACGTATACAGGATGGGCAGACTGAAAACTGGGATCAAATGATTGACACAAACATTAAAGGTGTACTTTATGGCATTAATTCTACATTGCCAGGGATGTTGGAACGTTCTTCTGGGCATGTCGTAAATATTGCTTCGGTTTCCGGTCTTGAAGTAAATAAAGTCAGCGCTGTATACAGTGCAACTAAATTTGCGGTTCACGCATTATCAATGAGTCTGGAAAAAGAGCTTGCTCGTACGGGAGTTCGCGTAACGAATATTTCACCAGGTCAAGTGGACACGGCGATTGCATCAAAACCAAGTGACCGTGAGCCGTTGAAGGCTGATGATATTGCAAAGGCAGTAGTTTATGCGGTTACGCAGCCAGATTATGTGAATGTAAATGAGATTACAGTTCGACCAGTATAA
- a CDS encoding class I adenylate-forming enzyme family protein produces the protein MVSTTVRIIDDQGENVKHDGIEIGEIIVKGPSVIDHDSGNNNENEGWLRTGDMGTIDEEGRVKIVDRKKDIVLNDKDAISSIEVESVFTKHPAIREIAIIVRPHKKLGDILHAIVVLQEGHLLTKEELFLYAKENLEEIKCPKEITFMDELPKTPSGKIQKIQLSELV, from the coding sequence ATGGTAAGTACAACAGTACGAATAATTGATGATCAAGGTGAAAATGTTAAACATGATGGGATAGAAATTGGTGAAATAATTGTAAAGGGCCCAAGCGTAATAGATCATGATTCGGGCAATAACAATGAAAATGAAGGTTGGTTGCGCACAGGCGACATGGGCACAATAGATGAAGAAGGTCGAGTGAAAATTGTTGATCGCAAAAAGGATATTGTTTTAAACGATAAAGATGCCATCTCATCTATCGAGGTGGAAAGCGTATTTACTAAACATCCTGCTATTCGAGAAATAGCAATCATCGTTAGACCACATAAAAAATTAGGAGATATTTTACATGCTATCGTTGTGTTGCAAGAAGGTCATCTACTAACCAAAGAAGAACTGTTTCTTTATGCAAAAGAAAATCTTGAAGAAATCAAATGTCCAAAAGAAATCACATTCATGGATGAGTTACCTAAAACACCTAGTGGTAAAATACAAAAAATCCAGTTAAGCGAATTAGTATAG